The Notamacropus eugenii isolate mMacEug1 chromosome 4, mMacEug1.pri_v2, whole genome shotgun sequence DNA window TCCTAAAGGTCATTTTTAAGACTGAAATGGAGTATGGTGACTTACTATAACCTTGGTTCTCCTCTGGGATATGCTCATGTCTATTCATCAATAAGGCCACCACTGAAAATTCAattaatatgcttttaaaaacaatcCCACATACAACCCAAGGGCTTTGTTATAAATTATTTGTTGTAATGAGAAGATAACTTGTGGTAGGGGCATCAAATTTCAGCCTCTTGATGTGAATTTCCACACCTGACCTATTGGAGAAATATTCAATTCTAGTCCTTCTCatggttggattagataacctctaatacatcttctagttttaaatctgtgattctataactCTAAGAAATGAGGATAAAGAAATACTAAAACACTGATTAAAAAGCTACATCATATATTTGAGCACAAAAACTAGTAAATCTGACAGAAAACAGATTACAAGTATTGAGCCCTTTCAAAAATTTTAAGTTATACAAACACAGTTCACACCCATTTtatgaaaaattcaaaatggGAATAAGTATACTTATTCAATGTGTACATCAACATGAAACTGTAATTTTAATCTGTAACATTAACTTATTACAATTTTTATATCAGGCCCCAATGGCTTTGAATTTCTATAAGGTACTTTCCACTTAAAACCATGTTTTTTCCCCTCCTATATAaacttgtttgttttcttcctccgACTACAATTGCCAGCAATTTGGTTACAGCTTCATGGATCAGTGCAGCACAGTACAAATTTCATTTATGGGGAAAGtttgtaaaaaatgaaatagttttgtttgctttttcacttaattttttaaaagtgcacaAAAAGGCATTTAAGGGAAAATGTAGCATCTCAGAAGAgactgttttaaaagaaaaaggaacaaaacaagaaagcaaaatgtacTCAATTATGTATTTGTACTACAAGAAAAATATCAGATCACATTCTCTAAGAAAAATAGTAACTGAggatttttaattataaaaatatacagtCAATAGGTTAAAAATGCAAATGCCTTCTCAGAACAGTTCCACTTGACTTCTAAAATAGTTTAGTTTCCTATGTACCAGGATACAGACAAAACAACTTTCTCAGGTTTTATCATATTTCTCAGACAAGTACATCAATATAAGTACGAAGCAACAGGgttgtgtgtacatacacacaagcatAGTACAGTTATGTATATATACCTGaagtatctgtatgtatgtgagtgctatttctcagagaaaaaaatgcatttatttttaatgaaaaccaGCCTTGCTGTGCTTTTGCTTCATACTACAAACAGGTCAGGTTTATGTGACCTCTTGGAGCtttaaaagagttaaaataaaatcaatcaaaATAGTGCTTCAATCTAATTTTAAGACATTATAACAATTCTCAGTCATATAAATTAATGAATCAAGTCTCTCATGATATCTGCACCATATAATTCAAATTTTAAGACAAAACAGAGGAGCCCAGAATTATAGTTAATACACTTTAAACTGATTATTGTTATATACAAAAAAACCACTATAGTTATCTCCAGCATACAAACAGGAAAACTAGTGCAATACACATACAggtttattcaataaatatactTTTGACCTAATGGTTACCTCAAAGTTTGCAAGCAGTGCAGAAATAGCCACTTCTCAAAAATAACCTACACTGAGCAAAGCTcacaattttgaaaaatcatctgCTACTCTATTTTCATGGATTTCAAAAAAGACAACAGAAACAAATTAAACATACTATCAtcttacaaaaatagaaatatagtTTGGGATTTTACAAAACCTAGTATACTATTAATTTTAAGTTCAAGGTTTATTTTATACTGAGCTAAAAAGACTTGTAAAGATCGAATTCTCTTCAAATTTAAGTACATTAAAGATATTTTCTGCACTGACCATTtatgcaaattatttaatttcaacTTTTCAGGCCCaagtttctttccattttaaacgaggtacttttcattcatttatcactGAATGTTATAAGAGACTGCTTATTTTTGAGGGTACTTTAGATTGAAAATTTTCACTTTAGCTTCAACTTTTAAAGTCATTCAATTTACAGTTTAAAATAATTCTTACTAAAACTAAAGACTAACAGTATTGAAAAGGCTCAAAATAAACCTGATAAATTGGAAAGTAAATTCTTAAATATGACAGCCTTATTAATGCAAAATTCTGGCTTGTCAAATATAATTTGGTACCTATAAAAATGTAAGAATATAATCATTCTAAATTATTTTATGGGAAAAACATGCCCATCTGCAAATGGCTACCTCCAAATTAGCATACCATGGCCAGGACTTCCCTTCTTAAGCACTaattttatcatctttatttcAAATAGCACCAATGGGTTTTTTTCTTGTTAATAACAACTGAACAAGTGAGAACATAGGGGCTTATTTCCTGTAACTGTGCTATCAATTTAAGGCACTATATGGCAtacaaaatcaaaagcaaaacaaagtcatgCCAAATAAAATACATCTATGTTTGTTAGGGACCTTAATCACTAGACAGTATGGTTAGAAAAGCTACTAATCTCatgtaaataatttattaattcaaaagTACATTCAGTTTTCCATAATTTTATgatgctttaattttattttataccaaaatacagaaatgatgaaaatatcaATGTAGCATATgatctattaattttttaaaaagctctaaCTGAATTTTTCCAACCTTATATGAAAAGGATAGTCTAGAAAAACTCAAGTATAAGAAGGTGGAAAATTATGTGATACATTTGCAATAGTTTATCCCTGCAGAAGAGTGAAACCATTCTCTATAGAATATACCGAGGCACATAGGTTGGAAGTTTCTCAGGTAAATTTATGGCTAGAATGAAATTTTGGAGGCCACAATAAATCCCCCCTCAAAACAGATAGCTCTGATCACACTCAATTCTGTTTCTAAAAATACTTTTATATCTTTAGTCACTActatcttcatcatcttcatcatcagaTACATTATTCAAAGGGGACTTAGGTGACTGGCTATAAGAGTCTGATCTAGAAGGCTGACATGTAGCCAAATCCCCAGaagaaagcagatcaaagcagaaATCACAAATCCGCACAGGCTTAGAAGACTGGCTAGGTAGAAGAAATCGTTTTTCAGAACAGGGCCCACACACAACAAAGCCACATTTGCGGCAATGGTGACGACGATTAACAGGAGTAAATTTTGCTTTCTGACAACGCATACACACAGTTGCTTCAGAGTCAGGTACCCAGACAGCAGCATGTTCATTACTGGGAGTCTTCCCACTTTTGGAGAGTAAATCAGTAACACACTTATTTATGTGATTCATCCATTCTGATTTTTCAGTAGCTGTGGCAGCATAAACAGCAAATGATTTAGTTGGTGTCTTGATAAGCCATCCATTCCGCAGGTCCCCCTCATCCTTGATGGAATCAATAGTGACATTTTCCAGGGGAATTATATGCTGcttgttatattttttcttctgaatgaCAATATTGCCGTAGACAAGAATATCATTAAATAGGAAAAACTGCCTTGCTTTTGGCTTCTTTCTACACAACTTAGTCAATACTCCTTCTCCAATAAGAACTCGTCCAGGAATAGTCAAGGGTTGTCCAGCTGCTCCAAAACAGTTTTCCACTATACTTATACGTCTAGTATTTGCTTCACTGTTTGCCAATCGATCCACCATCTTCTGCTAGTagcctaaaaaaaaagaaaaattgttatAGGGAGAGAAAAGTTCACAGAAGCTAGGACAAATTACTTGACCTAAATTTAACATGATGAATGAGTTTTTTATAAAACAGTCAAGTAAATAAGATCACCAAGACAATTCTTGAATGCCCACACACACCCCCCCAATGCTGTTTATCATCAAAGCACTTATAGGTTCTGACACACAACACTTTTTCTACTGATAAGAACTTATACTCAAATAGTACAAAGTGTGACACCAAGTAATGAAGTTGACTTATCAAGCCAGGCACAAAAAATTTCATAACTTCAAAACCACACATGCTCTCATAAAACCAAGGAAATTTATTTTGTGGAGTGCCAAGCAACAAAGTGTCTAGGGCCTGGAGAAAGTTAactctttttcttctaatttatcaCAAGAAAGCAGAGAGGAAAACAGATTTGAGAAGGTGCTTGAAGGACATTCGTTAATTACCAAGCTTAATATCATTACCAATGAGATTACAGATTTACACAAGAaataatttcctcatctctacgaTGAGGACATACTATTTACACCACTGACCTGATGGGGATGTTGCATAAACCAGAAAGTGACATGTCAGTCATTACAGCTCTACAAAACCACAGTAGAGTACATACAACTATTCATAGATTGATATTTTTATCAATACCACAGTAGTCTCTGTGCCTAAAACACTTCAGATACGTGCAAATTCTCAAAAAATTCAAAGatctgacaaaaatgaaaattaatttaaaataagagATCTCCACTTTACTCTAATGCTTCATTATGCTATAGAGATGAACTTGGGTTCTGGAAGGTTAGGCCAACAAATTACATCTTCTAGAAGGTACAGGCCTAAACAAATATGTCCATTATTTAGCTAAATTTGGAGAGATTCATAATCAAGCTGACCACAAGGTAATGGATTTTTCAACTACAGATATTTTTGAAGACCTTCAACTAAAGTCACAAGATGTGATATGTGTAAGTGCAAGAAAGATCTATAAGAAGATCCattaaaactgaaagaaataaaattcagatAATCCCTGATAGTATTGCACAATTATAGAATTTAAATGCCCTAGAATTTGATAAAGCAAACAACATTGAGCACAAAATTACTCAGTTGAACTGCTTTACCAGTACAGTTCTGACATCCCATAAATCAGATTCAAGAATCTCTACAGGGTTTCTCATGTCACCCTGTTGGGCAAGTCCCGTGGCTATAGCTTAGAAGCAGAAGTAAAGAGTCGAAAAGGACCAGTTACTATTCATCAAAATGTAGTAAATATATTTCAGCTGCAATTTAAATTATCTAATCTGAAGTATATATGGGTGATTAGTCAAGATACAGCAAAGATTGTAGTGTTAGCTATCTCAGCCTGGTTTTTCTTCAAGTTCTATTGGGTCAAcactattcttaaaaaaaaaattaatgagatcaTCTAGAGGTATGGATTTTCCTCAATAATAAGCTTAAAGAATAAGCTAACCTCAAAATATAATCACTGAGTTTTGGAATGACTGTGCCTCCACCATGATTGAGGAGTACTTTCTCTAAATACTATATGAACCCACGAGGAATTTAAATCAGAATTTAGGATTTACAGCAAGCAATCCAGCATATCATGTCCATTATAGTACAAGctgtaattcttttttattaattttatttattttcagtgttctacaataactaccatataacttagattatgattttcccctctctctcccctacctcccccctccctccctgagacagcatataattttgtataggttctacacatacattcctattaaatatattttcactatagtcatgctgtgttgaagaattaaagtgagtgggagaaatcatctaacaaacgaaaacacaatacacacacacacacacacacacacaaatgatctgctacattctgcaattgaattctatagatctttccctggatgtggaagctgttttgccttaaaagaccattgggaatttttttttaacgccttgcattgcaatgaagttccaagtctaccagaaaaaactctcacacactgtggttgttgctgtgcacaaagttctcctggctctgctcctttcactcagcatcaggtcatataagtcttgccaggcctctctgaagtcttcttgttcatcatttcttatagcacaatagtattccattacattcatataccataatttattcagccattccccaattgatgggcatccccttgatttccagtttttggccaccacagagtgctgctataaatatttttgtacacgtgggactttttcccatttttatgatctctttggaatacagtcctagaagtgatattgctgggtcaaagggtatgcatatttttgtagcctttggggcatagttccaaattgctctccagaatggttggatcagctcacagctccaccaacaaagaattagtgttccaactctcctacatcctctccagcatttatgattttcctgttctgtcatgtttgtcaatctgataggtgtgatgtggaacctcagagttgttttgatttgcatctctctaatcaagtgatttagagcattttttcatatgactatagatatctttaattttttcctctgaaaactgcctgttcatatcctttgaccatttatcaattggggaatgacttgtatttttgtacatttcactcagttctctatatattctagaaatgaggcctctatccccgagattagctgtaaaaattctttcccagttttctatatccctccgaattttggttgcattggctttggttgtgcaaaaatttttcagtttaatgtaatcaaaattatccatcttgcacttcataatgctttctatctcttctgtagtcaaaaattcttcccttctccataaatctgataaatacactattccttgctccaccaatttgtccatagtatcaatctttacacctagaccgtgtactcatttggattttattcttgcgtattgtgtcaggcattggtctatgcctagtttccaccacacttttatccagttttcccagcaatttgtttcaaacagtgagttgttatcccagaagctggggtccttggatacAAGTTGTAATTCTTTAAGAATTATGTTAACCTTTGAAAAATGGTTACTCTTGCAGACAACAGAAAATGTTCacaagtctacctgccaagacaaatcctgaaactatatgaacacaattataaaacacttttaacacaaataaagatagatctaaacatttggagaaatattaatttttcagtggcaggccaagccaatataataaaaatgacaattctacttaaattatttattcagtaTCATACCAACCTacctaccaaaaaaaatttttttcatagagctagaataataaaatttatctggaagaacaaaaggtcaagaatatcaagattcAATGGAAAACAATGTGGGGTACAGCACAGCAGTACCAGagttcaaactatattataaaacagcaatcctCAAAACTgagtactggttaagaaatacagtggtcaatcagtgaaataaattaggtacacaatacacagcagtaaatggtcatagtaatctagtgtttaatAAGActaaagatccaagctttggagGTAAGAAttcatctgacaaaaattgcttggaaaaccaGAAAGATGTTTGGAAGAAACTAGGAATAGAACACCTCAtattgtataccaagataaggtcaaaatggataaatgatgcAGCCATAAAGAGTgctatcataagcaaattaggggagcaatccaaacaagagatggataggatcacaggaagtaaaatatataattttggttacatgaaattaaaaggcttttgcacaaacaaaatgaatgcagccaaaaatcagaaggaaaacaggaaactgggagaaaatgttacaagttTCTccgataaaggcttcatttctcaaatacgcaaggaactgagccaaatttataaaaataagagcaattacccagttgataaatggtcaaaggatatgaacaggcagttttcagaagaaaaaatcaaagccatcaacagtcacatgaaaaatgctcaaaagcactactgattagagaaatgcaaactaaaaaaaCTCTTGGATAACACCTATCAAATCAACAGAAAATGAATATgagaaatgctggaggagatatggaaaaactgggacacaaatacactgttggcagagttgtgaactggttcaattattctgtagaacaatttggaaccgtgcatatcctttgacccagcaataccactaactaggtctgaatcccaaagagaccaaagaaaagggaaaaggatttatATTTACAATAGCTCttttttatggtgacaaagaactggaaatcaagggaatacctGTCAACTGAGGAATAgttgaataagctgtggtatctgatcatgatggaatactattgtgctatatgaaatggcAAAGATGGTGGTTTCTGAAAaccctgggaagacatatgaagtCACGAGAAAtaaaagtgaacagaaccaggagttcactgtacacagtaacagcaatattgtacaatgatcaactgtgaatgacttagctattctcagcaaataCTGATCCCAGGAAGTTCCAAaggaaattccaaaggactaatgatgatgCTATCCcaccctccagagaaagaactgatggaatctgaatgcagactgaagaatattttttcactttattttctttgtctctttttttttgcaacatggttaacatggaaatatgttttgcatgattcaCACATATAATCAATAACATTTCTTGCCTTCAAAATGGGTGAAGAAGGGTTGCAGAGCAAGTAGTGAAATGTAGGGAGAGAATCTGGAGCTCAAatgtttcaaaaaatgaatgttaaaaataaataataaatgaattttaaaaaataaaatacagccttaaatttttattattaaaatgtattaaaaatttacatttaattgaaaaatatttttcaaaaaatacaatttaaaaaataatatcaaggaaatcaatgaaaaatgtaaaggaagatgGCCTAGCAAAACCAAGTTTCAAACTATATCACAAAGCAGTAACCTacaaaacaatttgatactgattaagaaataaaagtactaaaaaaaaaaaaaaaagaaacaaagaaagtatTAGATCAGCAGAAGAGATTAGGttcacaatacacagtagtaaatgatcacaATAATCTAGTATCTCATAAACCCAAAGATTGaagctttggggacaagaactctgacaaaaactgctgggaaaaactgaaaagcagtttggcagaaactaggtattgaccaacatctcacactatataccaacATATggtaaaaaatgggaaaatagttTAGATATAAAGGGCATTATCTTAAGCAAATTAGGAATGCATGGAAaatatggataagggaagactatgaccaaacaagagatggagaagatcatgggaagtaaaatggctaatttaattacattaaagttttgttgttttttttttttacaaacaaaaacagtacagccaagatttgaaggaaagaaagaaatgaggggaaATTTTTACAACAACTTTTATGACAGACACgaaaatgtacattttgcatgatttcacatatataattgatatcacatttcttgtcttttcaatggGGAGGGGAGTGACAGGAGGAAGAATGTGgaactctatttttaaaaagaacactaaaaacaaataaaacaaatgctttttaaacttcaaaaaaaattttaaagaaaaaatggttACTCCTTATTAACTGATTAGAACTGACAACCATAACTGTTACTAATATTAAATGCTTAACTTTTtcgtagtggcaaagaactagaaacaaagtaattTAACTACtgattgctgttgttcagtcacgtccatcTATccatgactccacttggggttttcttggaaaagactctgggtttgtcatttccttcttcagcttatttacagatgaggaaactgaggcaaacatggttaagagacttgtccaagatcatacagttaagtgtctcaggccacatttaaactcaggtcttcctgactccaggcccagcattctatccagtgcaccacctagcttccctaagCACTGATTGGGAAATTTGGTTAAATCAATtgttacaaaaatatattattactttactctttgactcag harbors:
- the PLEKHF2 gene encoding pleckstrin homology domain-containing family F member 2, which encodes MVDRLANSEANTRRISIVENCFGAAGQPLTIPGRVLIGEGVLTKLCRKKPKARQFFLFNDILVYGNIVIQKKKYNKQHIIPLENVTIDSIKDEGDLRNGWLIKTPTKSFAVYAATATEKSEWMNHINKCVTDLLSKSGKTPSNEHAAVWVPDSEATVCMRCQKAKFTPVNRRHHCRKCGFVVCGPCSEKRFLLPSQSSKPVRICDFCFDLLSSGDLATCQPSRSDSYSQSPKSPLNNVSDDEDDEDSSD